The Myxococcus guangdongensis genome has a window encoding:
- a CDS encoding RNA polymerase sigma factor, protein MALLSAVKMVLVGAPPSDTEGERRLLRRARTGDPAAFRTLFERHSPAVWRFLRDLLRDEAAADEATQETFVRAHARLGALRDEDRVGAWLLGIARHVYLESRRTRGVHVDVEDEEHAAHLEAVLPTPSPEDLLLDRELEGLLAQALGTLNEERRAALLLRIDHGLPYEEIASVMGWSLQKVKNEIHRARLRLREQLAAHLGGGHP, encoded by the coding sequence GTGGCTCTTCTTTCCGCGGTGAAGATGGTCCTGGTGGGTGCGCCCCCATCCGACACGGAGGGTGAGCGCCGCCTGCTGCGTCGGGCCCGGACGGGGGACCCCGCCGCCTTCCGCACGCTCTTCGAGCGGCACTCCCCCGCGGTCTGGCGCTTCCTCAGGGACTTGCTGCGCGACGAGGCCGCCGCCGACGAGGCCACCCAGGAGACCTTCGTCCGCGCGCACGCGAGGCTCGGGGCGCTGCGCGACGAGGACCGGGTGGGCGCGTGGCTGCTCGGCATCGCCCGCCATGTCTATCTGGAGTCCCGCCGCACCCGGGGGGTCCACGTGGACGTGGAGGACGAGGAGCACGCCGCGCACCTGGAGGCGGTGCTGCCCACGCCGTCCCCGGAGGACCTGCTCCTGGACCGGGAGCTGGAGGGGCTTCTGGCCCAGGCGCTCGGGACGCTCAACGAGGAGCGGCGCGCGGCGCTGCTGCTGCGCATCGACCATGGGCTTCCCTACGAGGAGATTGCTTCGGTGATGGGCTGGTCGCTGCAGAAGGTGAAGAACGAAATCCACCGCGCCCGCCTGCGCCTGCGCGAGCAGCTGGCCGCCCATCTCGGAGGAGGACACCCATGA
- a CDS encoding acyltransferase family protein has translation MSSHLARPDAAASAAPAPRLHGHLPVLDGVRGLAVLLVVFFHTTHLSDQSVAGKATWWLAGAGWTGVDLFFVLSGFLITGILWEAKGQTYYFRNFYARRVLRIFPLYYAALAVSFLVLPSLAGRLNLDERITTDGAVWYLLYLSNFYQLWVDTTHPILGVVWSLAIEEQFYIVWPFLLAAVSYKGAIRLCLGTIAMAVAVRVGLTLWGASEESTYVVTFCRVDSLALGALLSLALRHPEGKGLAAFPWMRWAPWLALPVVAAMIALPMGPAFKTVVRTGGYTAVGILYTLLVYRVVAAKPGSVLHRVFSNRVLLTYGKYSYAIYLVHSPLDAILRRTVLKTPLQQVAGSDFPMQLVFYVVAAVLSWGIALVSWNLFEKHFLKLKDYFPYSERPAPAPVPVSTGSSGAAS, from the coding sequence ATGTCTTCCCATCTCGCCCGTCCGGACGCCGCGGCGTCGGCGGCGCCTGCTCCGCGCCTGCATGGGCACCTGCCCGTGCTCGACGGCGTGCGGGGACTCGCGGTCCTCCTGGTCGTCTTCTTCCACACCACGCACCTGAGCGACCAGAGCGTCGCGGGCAAGGCGACGTGGTGGCTGGCCGGCGCGGGGTGGACGGGCGTGGACCTGTTCTTCGTCCTCTCCGGCTTCCTCATCACCGGCATCCTGTGGGAGGCGAAGGGGCAGACGTACTACTTCCGCAACTTCTACGCGCGGCGCGTCCTGCGCATCTTCCCGCTGTACTACGCGGCGCTGGCGGTGTCGTTCCTGGTGCTGCCATCGCTGGCGGGGCGGCTGAACCTGGACGAGCGCATCACCACGGACGGCGCCGTCTGGTACCTGCTCTACCTGTCCAACTTCTACCAGCTGTGGGTGGACACGACGCACCCCATCCTCGGCGTGGTGTGGTCGCTGGCCATCGAAGAGCAGTTCTACATCGTCTGGCCGTTCCTCCTCGCCGCCGTCTCGTACAAAGGCGCCATCCGCCTGTGTCTGGGCACCATCGCCATGGCGGTGGCGGTGCGCGTGGGGCTCACGCTGTGGGGCGCCAGCGAGGAGAGCACGTACGTGGTGACGTTCTGCCGCGTGGACTCGCTCGCGCTGGGCGCGCTGTTGTCCCTGGCGCTGCGTCACCCGGAGGGCAAGGGCCTGGCGGCCTTCCCGTGGATGCGCTGGGCGCCGTGGCTGGCGCTGCCCGTGGTGGCGGCGATGATTGCCCTGCCGATGGGCCCGGCGTTCAAGACGGTGGTGCGCACGGGCGGCTACACCGCGGTGGGCATCCTCTACACGCTGCTGGTGTATCGGGTGGTGGCGGCGAAGCCGGGCAGTGTGCTCCACCGCGTCTTCTCCAACCGGGTGCTGCTCACGTACGGCAAGTACAGCTACGCCATCTACCTGGTGCACTCGCCGCTGGACGCCATCCTGCGGCGCACCGTGCTCAAGACGCCGCTGCAGCAGGTGGCGGGCTCCGACTTCCCGATGCAGCTGGTGTTCTATGTCGTGGCCGCGGTGCTGTCGTGGGGCATCGCGCTGGTGAGCTGGAACCTGTTCGAGAAGCACTTCCTGAAGCTCAAGGACTACTTCCCGTACAGCGAGCGTCCGGCCCCCGCGCCCGTCCCGGTGTCCACCGGCTCATCGGGCGCCGCGAGCTGA
- a CDS encoding FruA-associating protein, FapA — protein sequence MTTTLEHAGYNKMTMLYPEEHELQTPTQSLRDPHSAAKLRLQASLWLSRAQRELHDAIFLRDGSDESLDRYCSARAELDSAEAYALMVAKALLQAG from the coding sequence ATGACTACGACACTTGAGCACGCCGGTTACAACAAGATGACGATGCTGTACCCAGAGGAACACGAGCTCCAGACGCCCACGCAGTCGCTGAGGGACCCTCACTCGGCCGCCAAGCTGCGGCTGCAAGCGAGCCTGTGGCTGAGCCGTGCGCAGCGCGAGCTGCATGACGCCATCTTCCTGCGCGACGGCTCCGACGAGAGCCTGGACCGCTACTGCAGCGCCCGCGCGGAGCTCGACTCCGCGGAGGCCTACGCGCTGATGGTCGCCAAGGCCCTGCTGCAGGCTGGGTGA
- a CDS encoding NAD(P)-dependent alcohol dehydrogenase, producing the protein MTTVRGYAAQDARSPLAPFQFERREPGVDDVELDILYCGVCHSDIHQARDEWGGSIFPMVPGHEIIGRVTRVGANVTRFKVGDSVGVGCMVDSCRACPSCQDGLEQYCEKGGPTVTYNGRERQSQQPTFGGYSSAMVVDQAFVLRVPDSLNPARAAPLLCAGITTWSPLHHWNVRAGQRVGIVGLGGLGHMGVKFARALGAHVVVLSHSENKRQDALRLGAHEFVVSSDAAQMKARENAFDFILDTVSAQHDLNAYLRLLRRDGQMVLVGVPEKPLELGAFNLIGTRRKLAGSMIGGIRETQEMLDFCAEHEVVSDVEVIPIQQVNDAYTRILRGDVKYRFVIDMKSLK; encoded by the coding sequence ATGACCACCGTACGCGGCTACGCGGCCCAGGACGCCCGCTCCCCCCTCGCCCCCTTCCAGTTCGAGCGCCGCGAGCCCGGCGTCGACGACGTCGAGCTCGACATCCTCTACTGCGGCGTCTGCCACTCCGACATCCACCAGGCCCGCGACGAGTGGGGCGGCTCCATCTTCCCCATGGTCCCCGGCCACGAAATCATCGGCCGCGTCACGCGCGTCGGCGCCAACGTCACCCGCTTCAAGGTCGGCGACTCCGTGGGCGTCGGCTGCATGGTGGACTCGTGCCGCGCCTGCCCGTCCTGCCAGGACGGCCTCGAGCAGTACTGCGAGAAGGGCGGCCCCACCGTCACGTACAACGGACGCGAGCGCCAGAGCCAGCAGCCCACCTTCGGCGGCTACTCCAGCGCCATGGTCGTGGACCAGGCCTTCGTCCTGCGCGTGCCGGACAGCCTGAACCCCGCGCGCGCCGCGCCCCTCTTGTGCGCGGGCATCACCACCTGGTCCCCGCTCCACCACTGGAACGTCCGCGCCGGCCAGCGCGTGGGCATCGTCGGCCTGGGCGGCCTGGGCCACATGGGCGTGAAGTTCGCTCGCGCCCTCGGCGCCCACGTCGTCGTCCTCAGCCACTCGGAGAACAAGCGTCAGGACGCCCTGCGCCTGGGCGCCCACGAGTTCGTCGTCTCCTCCGACGCTGCCCAGATGAAGGCCCGGGAGAACGCCTTCGACTTCATCCTCGACACCGTCTCCGCGCAGCACGACCTCAACGCCTACCTGCGCCTGCTGCGCCGCGACGGGCAGATGGTGCTCGTCGGCGTCCCGGAGAAGCCCCTGGAGCTCGGCGCCTTCAACCTCATCGGCACCCGCCGCAAGCTCGCCGGCTCCATGATTGGCGGCATCCGAGAAACACAGGAAATGCTCGACTTCTGCGCCGAGCACGAGGTCGTCTCCGACGTGGAGGTGATTCCGATTCAGCAAGTGAACGACGCCTACACCAGGATTCTCCGGGGTGACGTGAAATACCGGTTCGTCATCGACATGAAGAGCCTGAAGTAA
- a CDS encoding LysR family transcriptional regulator: MAFTPLNALNAFLAVARRRSFAVAARELGVSASSLSQSVRQLEARLGVALLTRTTRSVALTEAGRRLLEGAGPSVDQALAALKVAAAEPGEVTGTVKLTVPTIAVPHVLAPMLTRFLARHPRADVELRVEDAMVDIVAEGLDAGIRMSESLERDMVQVRLSEGYRFVVVAAPAYLERRGVPEKPKDLLSHDCLCIRSNTTGALYQWELERGARSWRVPVRGPLTATSFQGLLPLVEEGVGLMYAFEPDVAERVRKGVLRIVLEPYAAHVDGFYLYFPSRARVSPTLRAFVDVAREVVAERRAVSREVPRSPKRRA; encoded by the coding sequence ATGGCTTTTACCCCGCTCAATGCCTTGAACGCTTTCCTCGCGGTGGCGCGCAGGCGCAGCTTCGCCGTCGCGGCGCGAGAGCTGGGCGTGTCCGCCTCTTCACTCAGCCAGAGCGTGCGGCAGTTGGAGGCGCGGCTGGGCGTGGCGCTGCTCACGCGGACGACGCGCAGCGTGGCGCTCACCGAGGCGGGCCGGAGGCTTCTGGAGGGGGCGGGCCCGTCGGTGGACCAGGCGCTCGCCGCGCTGAAGGTCGCGGCGGCCGAGCCCGGCGAGGTGACGGGGACGGTGAAGCTCACCGTGCCGACCATCGCGGTGCCGCATGTCCTCGCGCCCATGCTCACGCGCTTCCTCGCCCGTCATCCCCGCGCCGACGTGGAGCTGCGGGTGGAGGACGCGATGGTGGACATCGTCGCGGAGGGGCTGGACGCGGGCATCCGCATGTCCGAGTCGCTGGAGCGCGACATGGTGCAGGTGCGGCTGTCGGAGGGCTACCGCTTCGTGGTGGTGGCCGCGCCGGCGTACCTGGAGCGAAGGGGTGTCCCGGAGAAGCCCAAGGACCTGCTGTCCCATGACTGTCTTTGCATCCGCTCCAACACCACCGGCGCGCTCTACCAGTGGGAGCTGGAGCGCGGCGCCCGGAGCTGGCGGGTGCCGGTGCGCGGGCCGCTCACCGCCACGAGCTTCCAGGGCCTGTTGCCGTTGGTCGAGGAGGGCGTGGGCTTGATGTATGCCTTCGAGCCGGACGTGGCGGAGCGGGTGCGCAAGGGCGTGCTGAGAATCGTCCTGGAGCCCTACGCGGCCCACGTGGACGGCTTCTATCTCTACTTCCCCAGCCGGGCGCGGGTGTCACCGACGCTGCGCGCCTTCGTGGACGTGGCGCGCGAGGTGGTGGCGGAGCGCCGTGCTGTCTCCCGCGAGGTGCCCCGCTCCCCGAAGCGCCGCGCGTGA
- a CDS encoding BTAD domain-containing putative transcriptional regulator: MAGDDAAGTQVFHLALLGEARLRHGGAHLPLERRTAAVLTWLALEGPHPKYRLAGLLWAESSEATARNNMRQLLRRLRLSVGAELVQGSDVLSLVEGVTIDAAELQAHVLAGRHAQALALEGVLLGALEFDDCPEFQSWLESARERLDKLRRRAASAESEAKERAGDLSGALVLAEKLLAMDPYSEEAWRRLMRLHYIAGDRMAALNAFERCRRLLREELATQPLPQTVALAREIERGPATAQPARNAPAKLPLSVLRPPVLVGREREWARMEEAWAEGKTIFLSGEPGVGKTRLAHDFAASRGVHMVLESRPGETHVAYSTHVRLLRQIMARCPDATLAPWVRRELSRLMPDMAGTEGPPPPMVDEAERSRFLEANCLAIYQLCAGMDAIVADDLQYMDAATAEFALLMLSRRHDIPSDGVFPRFVDTYRRGELTPIAAACIQQLVEAGLAVVIELEPLHSEAVGTLLGSLELAGAEGLTDNVMRYTGGNPLFIMEALRNLLESGGLERGWPEQVHLSGRGRDLIQRRLERLSAPALQVARLAALAKTSFAMELASEVLEMTPMSLATHISELEAAHVLRGERFTHDLLFDVVREAIPPSLVPLLHRRLASALEQRRAAPVVVAQHWLEGKEPQRAAPFLVAAANAEASAFRHMEAALLYYRAATALEEAGALDEAARVRARARGIPSA, from the coding sequence ATGGCAGGCGACGACGCGGCAGGGACGCAAGTCTTTCATCTCGCGCTGCTCGGCGAGGCCCGCCTGCGGCATGGCGGCGCTCATCTGCCGTTGGAGCGCCGCACGGCGGCGGTGCTGACATGGCTGGCATTGGAAGGGCCGCATCCGAAGTACCGCCTGGCGGGCCTGTTGTGGGCCGAGTCGAGCGAGGCCACGGCCCGCAACAACATGCGTCAGCTGTTGCGCCGGCTGCGGTTGTCGGTGGGCGCGGAGCTGGTGCAGGGCTCGGATGTGCTGTCGCTCGTCGAGGGCGTCACCATCGACGCCGCGGAGCTGCAGGCCCACGTGCTCGCCGGGCGTCATGCCCAGGCGCTCGCGCTGGAGGGCGTGCTGCTGGGCGCGCTGGAGTTCGACGACTGCCCGGAGTTCCAGTCGTGGCTGGAGAGCGCGCGCGAGCGGTTGGACAAGCTGCGCCGCCGCGCCGCGTCCGCGGAGTCGGAGGCCAAGGAGCGCGCGGGGGATTTGTCCGGCGCGCTGGTGCTGGCGGAGAAGCTGCTCGCCATGGACCCGTACTCGGAGGAGGCGTGGCGCCGGCTGATGCGGCTGCACTACATCGCGGGCGACCGGATGGCCGCGCTCAACGCCTTCGAGCGCTGCCGCCGCCTCTTGCGCGAGGAGCTGGCCACGCAGCCCCTGCCCCAGACGGTGGCCCTGGCGCGGGAGATTGAACGCGGCCCGGCCACGGCCCAGCCCGCGCGCAACGCTCCGGCGAAGCTGCCCCTGTCCGTGCTGCGGCCGCCCGTCCTGGTGGGGCGCGAGCGGGAGTGGGCCCGGATGGAGGAGGCCTGGGCCGAGGGGAAGACCATCTTCCTGAGCGGCGAGCCCGGGGTGGGCAAGACGCGCCTGGCGCACGACTTCGCCGCGTCGCGCGGCGTGCACATGGTGCTCGAGTCGCGGCCCGGTGAGACGCACGTGGCCTACTCCACGCACGTGCGCCTGCTGCGGCAGATCATGGCCCGCTGTCCGGACGCGACGCTCGCGCCCTGGGTGCGCCGGGAGCTGTCGCGGCTGATGCCGGACATGGCCGGCACGGAGGGACCGCCGCCGCCCATGGTGGACGAGGCCGAGCGCAGCCGCTTCCTGGAGGCCAACTGCCTGGCCATCTACCAGCTGTGCGCCGGGATGGACGCCATCGTCGCGGATGACTTGCAGTACATGGACGCGGCCACCGCGGAGTTCGCGCTGCTCATGCTCTCGCGCCGGCACGACATCCCGTCGGACGGCGTCTTCCCCCGCTTCGTGGACACGTACCGCCGGGGCGAATTGACGCCCATCGCCGCCGCCTGCATCCAGCAGCTGGTGGAGGCGGGGCTCGCGGTGGTCATCGAGCTGGAGCCCCTGCACTCGGAGGCGGTGGGCACGCTGCTGGGCAGCCTGGAGCTGGCCGGCGCGGAGGGGCTCACGGACAACGTGATGCGCTACACGGGCGGCAACCCCCTGTTCATCATGGAGGCGCTGCGCAACCTGCTGGAGTCCGGCGGCCTGGAGCGCGGCTGGCCCGAACAGGTGCACCTCTCCGGGCGGGGACGGGACTTGATTCAGCGGCGGCTGGAGCGGCTGTCCGCACCCGCGCTCCAGGTGGCCCGGCTGGCCGCGCTCGCCAAGACGTCCTTCGCCATGGAGCTGGCCAGCGAGGTGCTGGAGATGACGCCCATGTCGCTCGCCACGCACATCTCCGAGCTGGAGGCCGCGCACGTGCTGCGCGGCGAGCGCTTCACCCATGACTTGCTCTTCGACGTGGTGCGCGAGGCGATTCCCCCCTCGCTGGTGCCCCTGCTGCACCGCCGGCTGGCCAGCGCCCTGGAGCAGCGCAGGGCCGCGCCCGTCGTCGTCGCGCAGCACTGGCTGGAGGGCAAGGAGCCCCAGCGCGCCGCGCCCTTCCTCGTCGCCGCCGCCAACGCGGAGGCCTCCGCCTTCCGCCACATGGAGGCCGCCCTGCTCTACTACCGCGCCGCCACCGCGCTGGAAGAAGCGGGCGCGCTCGACGAGGCCGCCCGCGTCAGGGCCCGCGCCCGCGGCATCCCCAGCGCCTGA
- the mhpA gene encoding bifunctional 3-(3-hydroxy-phenyl)propionate/3-hydroxycinnamic acid hydroxylase MhpA → MVCDKQQADMEVDVIISGCGPVGALTSNLLGSLGVRTLVLEQDLAPHGQPRAFSCDDEALRIYQSTGLGAELQKDMRQNHFAEYVGQTGKRFAEVHTSSADFGFGYSPLWFFHQPLVEGVLRGGLERFPHVTLQLGASVESLEQDAGGVTVRYRLVEKGETRTVRGRFLLACDGARSPVRKALNIKMAGRAYGEPWLAVSGQVEGDAPELCRFVCDPNRPAFVATGAVGQFRWEFMLMPGETREEMERPETIKKLLEPYIDPERVHVERAQVYTFHCLNAARWRDGNVFLLGDAAHTMPPFMGQGLVSGMRDASNLAWKLQRVVRGLAPVSLLDTYEEERRPHVEAVQKLCVRVGHLFLARNRWVASARDLVMRALQRIPRVRRFIQGFEFKQPPMHEQGYYLGGKREGAQSAEGTYFIQPRVRLPSGQEVLLDDAIGNDFAVLCRANAPSSQLAAARGLAEALGGRLLAVQPAGEHGGEVPSVEDITGKLGDWFSRHGSDVVVLRPDRFVFGAVKAEQLPELRDALGV, encoded by the coding sequence ATGGTTTGTGACAAGCAGCAGGCCGACATGGAGGTTGATGTCATCATCAGCGGCTGCGGTCCCGTGGGAGCACTGACAAGCAATCTGCTGGGCTCCCTGGGCGTGCGAACGCTGGTGTTGGAGCAGGACCTGGCGCCGCATGGACAACCGCGGGCGTTCTCGTGTGATGACGAAGCCTTGCGCATCTACCAGTCCACGGGCCTGGGCGCCGAGCTGCAGAAGGACATGCGGCAGAACCATTTCGCTGAATATGTGGGTCAGACAGGCAAGCGCTTCGCGGAGGTGCACACCAGCTCCGCGGACTTCGGCTTCGGGTATTCGCCGCTGTGGTTCTTCCACCAGCCGCTGGTGGAGGGGGTGCTGCGCGGCGGGCTGGAGCGCTTCCCCCACGTGACGCTGCAGCTGGGCGCGAGCGTGGAGTCGCTGGAGCAGGACGCTGGTGGGGTGACGGTGCGCTACCGCCTGGTGGAGAAGGGCGAGACGCGCACGGTGCGTGGGCGGTTCCTGCTGGCGTGCGACGGGGCGCGCAGCCCGGTGCGCAAGGCGCTGAACATCAAGATGGCGGGCCGGGCGTACGGCGAGCCGTGGCTGGCGGTGTCCGGGCAGGTGGAGGGCGACGCGCCGGAGCTGTGCCGCTTCGTGTGCGACCCGAACCGCCCGGCCTTCGTCGCCACGGGCGCGGTGGGGCAGTTCCGGTGGGAGTTCATGCTGATGCCGGGCGAGACGCGCGAGGAGATGGAGCGCCCGGAGACCATCAAGAAGCTGCTGGAGCCCTACATCGACCCGGAGCGCGTGCACGTGGAGCGCGCGCAGGTGTACACGTTCCACTGCCTCAACGCGGCGCGCTGGCGCGACGGCAACGTGTTCCTGCTGGGGGACGCGGCGCACACCATGCCGCCCTTCATGGGCCAGGGCCTGGTGTCGGGCATGCGCGACGCGTCCAACCTGGCGTGGAAGCTCCAGCGCGTGGTGCGGGGGCTGGCGCCGGTGTCGCTCCTGGACACCTACGAGGAGGAGCGTCGTCCGCACGTGGAGGCGGTGCAGAAGCTGTGCGTGCGCGTGGGGCACCTGTTCCTCGCGCGCAACCGCTGGGTGGCCAGCGCCCGGGACCTGGTGATGCGCGCGCTGCAGCGCATCCCCCGGGTGCGGCGCTTCATCCAGGGCTTCGAGTTCAAGCAGCCGCCGATGCACGAGCAGGGCTACTACCTGGGGGGCAAGCGCGAGGGTGCCCAGTCGGCGGAGGGCACGTACTTCATCCAGCCCCGGGTGCGGCTGCCGTCCGGCCAGGAGGTCCTCCTGGATGACGCCATCGGCAACGACTTCGCGGTGCTGTGCCGCGCCAACGCGCCCTCGTCGCAGCTGGCCGCGGCGCGCGGGCTGGCGGAGGCCCTGGGTGGGCGGCTGCTCGCCGTCCAGCCGGCGGGCGAGCACGGCGGCGAGGTGCCCTCGGTGGAGGACATCACCGGGAAGCTGGGCGACTGGTTCTCGCGGCACGGCTCGGACGTGGTGGTGCTGCGCCCGGACCGCTTCGTGTTCGGCGCGGTGAAGGCGGAGCAGCTGCCGGAGCTGCGCGACGCGCTGGGCGTGTGA
- a CDS encoding BlaI/MecI/CopY family transcriptional regulator, with protein MARQPEPEAPRPLTPVELELMHIVWKQGEVSVADVLAALPPERALAYTSVSTVLRILEQKGVIVSRKQGRGHLYSATLPRETYEAQSLRHLVDTVFDGTPSALVARLVEAVPLAPDEVEQIRKLLKAKGGKP; from the coding sequence ATGGCCAGACAACCCGAGCCCGAGGCGCCCCGGCCATTGACGCCGGTGGAGCTCGAGCTGATGCACATCGTGTGGAAGCAGGGCGAGGTGAGCGTGGCGGACGTGCTGGCCGCGCTGCCGCCGGAGCGCGCGTTGGCGTACACGTCCGTGTCCACGGTGCTGCGCATCCTGGAGCAGAAGGGCGTCATCGTCAGTCGCAAGCAGGGGCGGGGGCACCTGTACTCGGCCACGCTGCCGCGCGAGACGTACGAGGCGCAGAGCCTGCGCCACCTGGTGGACACCGTCTTCGATGGGACGCCCTCCGCGCTGGTGGCGCGTCTGGTGGAGGCGGTGCCGCTGGCGCCCGACGAGGTGGAGCAGATTCGCAAGCTGCTCAAGGCCAAGGGCGGCAAGCCGTGA
- a CDS encoding M56 and MltD domain-containing protein gives MSALVSLYLAVALVLPVALLLAWGALAVLARLGWALSARQALKVGRGALLLALVLPLLAMGARALSPAGPLFDFERSVARQAQRLPSAVWTASPVGSAAPPASKATSVPLGVWMGLSGAWLVGAVLFTGRALWRHRRLLRRLERLPRVRSVRRAAVVLGEEGTPAFSAWFPRSGARPSAWVVVPPSLLEDSEAFRLTVLHELQHHRQRDTHLALGRLLLSGLFFWHPAVHVLSRWLASLQELACDEALVASGRAQAQAYARCLLQAALRLPGAEPVPAGATGMSHPTQRRIHMLFQPRPRRAHAVPALLAALSLLLLPVAVLAQGAAKGRAVTRAEVEALARTSQPKGDVSIVVDDKVVERVNKLIGTEKGRAFMKRALENLGTHRAAMTSTLKAQGLPEGLLAVAVVESAVTNMPETDGRPSLAPGMRGAGVWMFIPETARRYGLEVSATKDERLDVARETQAAATLLSDLHARYQDWRLALAAYNQGERKVDQALSEGGSRDTTALNAAGHLNDYPATVQAGLLIVRNPHLLD, from the coding sequence GTGAGCGCACTGGTGTCCCTGTATCTCGCGGTGGCGCTGGTGTTGCCCGTGGCGCTGCTGCTGGCGTGGGGCGCGCTGGCGGTGCTCGCGCGGCTGGGGTGGGCGCTGTCGGCGCGGCAGGCGCTGAAGGTGGGGCGAGGCGCGCTGCTGCTCGCGCTCGTGCTGCCGCTGTTGGCGATGGGCGCGCGGGCGCTGTCTCCCGCGGGGCCGTTGTTCGATTTCGAACGTTCGGTGGCGAGGCAGGCGCAGCGGCTCCCGTCGGCGGTGTGGACGGCGAGCCCCGTGGGCAGCGCGGCTCCCCCGGCGTCGAAGGCGACGTCTGTTCCCCTCGGCGTGTGGATGGGATTGTCCGGAGCGTGGCTCGTGGGCGCGGTGCTCTTCACGGGGCGGGCGCTCTGGCGGCACCGGAGGCTGCTCCGACGATTGGAGCGGCTGCCCCGGGTGCGCTCGGTGCGGCGGGCGGCGGTGGTGCTGGGTGAGGAGGGGACGCCCGCGTTCTCCGCGTGGTTCCCCCGCTCGGGCGCGCGTCCCTCCGCGTGGGTGGTGGTGCCTCCGTCGCTGCTCGAGGACTCGGAGGCGTTCCGGCTCACCGTGCTGCACGAGCTGCAGCATCACCGTCAGCGCGACACGCACCTGGCGCTGGGCCGACTGTTGTTGTCGGGCCTGTTCTTCTGGCACCCGGCGGTGCACGTGTTGTCGCGTTGGCTCGCGTCGTTGCAGGAGCTGGCGTGTGACGAGGCGTTGGTCGCCAGCGGTCGGGCCCAGGCCCAGGCCTATGCGCGCTGCCTGCTCCAGGCGGCGCTCCGACTCCCGGGCGCGGAGCCCGTTCCCGCCGGTGCCACCGGCATGTCCCACCCCACACAGAGGAGAATCCACATGCTGTTCCAGCCGCGTCCCCGTCGTGCCCACGCTGTCCCCGCGCTGCTCGCCGCGCTGTCCCTGTTGCTGCTCCCCGTGGCCGTGCTCGCGCAGGGCGCGGCGAAGGGCCGCGCGGTGACTCGCGCCGAGGTGGAGGCGCTCGCCCGGACGAGTCAGCCGAAGGGTGATGTGTCCATCGTCGTGGATGACAAGGTGGTGGAGCGCGTCAACAAGCTCATCGGCACCGAGAAGGGGCGCGCCTTCATGAAGCGCGCGCTGGAGAACCTGGGCACGCACCGCGCCGCGATGACGTCGACGCTGAAGGCGCAGGGGCTGCCCGAGGGGCTGCTCGCGGTGGCGGTGGTGGAGTCCGCGGTGACGAACATGCCGGAGACGGATGGGCGGCCGTCGCTCGCTCCGGGGATGCGGGGCGCCGGGGTGTGGATGTTCATCCCGGAGACGGCGCGTCGCTATGGGCTGGAGGTGAGCGCGACGAAGGACGAGCGGCTCGACGTGGCGCGGGAGACGCAAGCCGCGGCGACGCTGCTGTCGGACCTGCACGCGCGCTACCAGGACTGGCGACTGGCGCTCGCCGCGTACAACCAGGGGGAGCGCAAGGTGGACCAGGCCCTGAGCGAGGGGGGCAGCCGCGACACGACGGCGCTCAACGCCGCGGGGCACCTCAATGACTATCCCGCCACGGTGCAGGCGGGCCTGCTCATCGTGCGCAACCCGCACCTGTTGGATTGA
- a CDS encoding TetR/AcrR family transcriptional regulator — MSPPTRSRLRAHPASLPPSAPSDGTRRRILETALQLFANRGYHDTSIRDLAKVLELQPSALYAHFSSKEHVLAELVRIGHEAHHDALQSALKSSGPEPAEQIRALVRAHTRTHALHPQLAVVVNEELYALTPELAAPAVVLRDKSAALLAEVIERGVAQRSFSPPHPRVAAAAISAMGVRLPYWYEPGSALDVDTLADLHAELALRMLGGSAAS; from the coding sequence ATGAGCCCACCGACCCGCTCCCGGCTTCGCGCCCATCCGGCGAGCCTTCCGCCCTCCGCTCCGTCGGACGGCACCCGTCGTCGAATCCTGGAGACCGCGCTCCAGCTCTTCGCGAACCGCGGCTATCACGACACGTCCATCCGAGACCTGGCCAAGGTGCTGGAGCTCCAGCCGAGTGCGCTGTACGCACACTTCTCCTCCAAGGAGCACGTGCTCGCGGAGCTGGTGCGCATCGGCCACGAGGCCCACCACGACGCGCTCCAATCCGCGCTGAAGAGCTCCGGCCCGGAGCCGGCCGAGCAGATACGGGCGCTGGTGCGAGCCCACACCCGGACGCACGCCTTGCACCCGCAGCTGGCGGTGGTGGTCAACGAGGAGCTGTACGCGTTGACGCCGGAGCTGGCCGCGCCCGCGGTGGTGTTGCGGGACAAGTCCGCCGCGCTGCTCGCGGAGGTCATCGAGCGGGGCGTGGCACAGCGGAGCTTCTCTCCGCCGCATCCACGCGTCGCGGCGGCGGCCATCTCCGCGATGGGGGTGCGGCTGCCCTACTGGTACGAGCCCGGCAGCGCGCTCGACGTGGACACCCTGGCGGACCTGCACGCGGAGCTGGCGCTGCGCATGTTGGGAGGCAGTGCGGCGTCGTGA